In the genome of Rhizobium rhizogenes, one region contains:
- a CDS encoding FAD-binding oxidoreductase — MAKADNPAFEQGQSPRLAASTLPRSISLLIVGGGIMGLWAAVKAERLGMDTLLVEAEQLGSGASGGLLGALMPHMPDRWSDKKQFQFDALVALETEIAGLEAETGLSAGYRRCGRIIPLPKPHLRGIAERHERDAAENWVSGERRFHWHVGDRPPVTGWVDEAAGEAGFVFDTLAARVSPRAMVALLSAFLRTARHVRVAEQCRVVSLDSAKGRAVLSSGEEIVFGHAIVANGHRSFPLIRDALGLATGVALGQAVKGQAALLDAAVDPAMPVVFLNGLYVVPHEDGTVAIGSTSEDCFSEPFGTDEKLEKLLADACAVVPSLGRAPVLERWAGLRPKAVGRDPMVGSIAGHPKLVALSGGFKVSFGLAHFLAGAALQTVGGETPSLPSGFGLQQHVNIALADFRKF, encoded by the coding sequence ATGGCTAAAGCCGATAATCCCGCTTTCGAACAGGGTCAATCTCCAAGATTGGCGGCGTCAACATTGCCCCGCTCCATATCGCTCCTCATCGTTGGCGGCGGCATCATGGGGCTATGGGCCGCCGTCAAGGCGGAACGGCTCGGCATGGACACCCTGCTGGTGGAGGCGGAGCAGCTTGGCAGTGGCGCAAGCGGCGGGCTGCTCGGCGCCTTGATGCCGCATATGCCGGACCGATGGTCGGACAAGAAGCAGTTCCAGTTCGATGCGCTTGTGGCGCTGGAAACGGAAATTGCCGGGCTGGAGGCCGAGACTGGGCTTTCCGCCGGTTATCGCCGCTGCGGCCGGATCATTCCGCTGCCCAAGCCGCATCTGCGCGGCATCGCGGAGCGGCACGAGCGGGATGCCGCGGAGAACTGGGTATCTGGCGAGCGGCGGTTCCACTGGCATGTCGGCGACAGGCCTCCGGTTACGGGCTGGGTTGACGAGGCTGCGGGAGAAGCGGGTTTCGTGTTCGATACGCTGGCGGCGAGGGTTTCGCCACGTGCGATGGTGGCCCTTCTCTCGGCTTTTCTCCGCACAGCGCGCCACGTGCGAGTGGCGGAACAGTGCCGCGTCGTCTCGCTTGATTCGGCAAAGGGGCGGGCGGTGCTGTCTTCGGGGGAAGAGATTGTCTTCGGCCATGCCATTGTCGCCAACGGGCACCGCTCCTTTCCGTTGATCCGCGATGCGCTCGGCCTTGCGACCGGCGTTGCGCTCGGGCAGGCGGTGAAGGGGCAGGCGGCGCTTCTCGACGCGGCGGTTGACCCGGCCATGCCGGTCGTGTTCCTGAACGGCCTCTACGTCGTGCCCCATGAGGATGGCACCGTCGCCATCGGCAGTACCAGCGAAGATTGTTTTTCCGAGCCTTTCGGCACCGACGAAAAGCTGGAAAAGCTGCTTGCCGACGCCTGTGCGGTGGTGCCGTCTCTCGGCCGTGCGCCGGTACTCGAACGCTGGGCCGGATTGCGGCCGAAGGCGGTGGGACGGGACCCGATGGTGGGCTCGATTGCCGGCCATCCGAAGCTCGTCGCGCTGTCAGGCGGCTTCAAGGTCAGCTTCGGCCTTGCCCATTTTCTCGCCGGCGCGGCGCTGCAAACCGTTGGTGGGGAGACGCCCTCCCTGCCGTCCGGGTTCGGCCTTCAACAACACGTGAATATTGCCCTCGCGGACTTTAGAAAGTTCTGA
- a CDS encoding DUF1045 domain-containing protein: MRYAIHFTPSPNDPLTQAAAAWLGRDAYSGQAVEPPGMIDLGMQEISYHTALPRRYGFHGTIKAPFRLAEGHSEAALLRDLMYFSGKQDPFTLPQLVVARHGNVFSLVPERPCEVLHFFAARVVQEFDRYRAPLSEAEIERADPDRLSASQLTNLHRWGSPHVMDEFRFQMSLTGGVEPASSQRIERAVRKVFEPLLTRELQFSSLALFIEDEPGAPFRVHSLHPMGRVSARKIA; encoded by the coding sequence ATGCGATACGCCATTCATTTCACGCCTTCCCCCAATGACCCCCTGACGCAGGCGGCCGCCGCGTGGTTGGGGCGCGATGCCTATTCCGGTCAGGCGGTGGAACCGCCGGGCATGATCGATCTTGGCATGCAGGAGATTTCGTACCACACGGCGCTGCCGCGCCGTTACGGTTTTCACGGCACGATCAAGGCGCCTTTCCGGCTTGCCGAGGGCCACTCCGAGGCCGCGCTTTTGCGCGACCTGATGTATTTTTCCGGCAAGCAGGACCCTTTCACGCTTCCACAACTCGTGGTGGCAAGGCATGGGAATGTCTTCAGCCTCGTTCCCGAGCGCCCCTGCGAAGTGCTGCATTTTTTTGCCGCCCGCGTGGTGCAGGAATTCGACCGTTACCGCGCGCCGCTGTCCGAGGCGGAAATCGAGCGGGCGGACCCGGACCGGCTTTCGGCATCGCAGCTTACCAATCTGCATCGCTGGGGCAGCCCGCATGTGATGGACGAGTTCCGGTTCCAGATGTCGCTGACGGGCGGTGTCGAACCCGCCAGCAGCCAGAGGATCGAGCGCGCCGTGCGCAAGGTTTTCGAGCCGCTGCTGACCCGCGAGCTGCAATTTTCCAGCCTTGCCCTCTTCATCGAGGATGAACCGGGTGCGCCCTTCCGGGTGCATTCGCTGCATCCCATGGGCCGCGTTTCCGCCCGCAAGATCGCCTGA
- the mnmD gene encoding tRNA (5-methylaminomethyl-2-thiouridine)(34)-methyltransferase MnmD, translating to MRNSNDTIPETGAETGSATAETRTALDWRDGDMPYSLAFDDHFYCQTDGRLECGHVFLSGNGLPERWLEREGTFRIGELGFGTGLNLCETWRQWKEMRNGRSRLHFISFELYPMKADEIDRALSHWPEIDTERKALVALWPEEPQGRVEIALDGETRLTVVCGEAFAGISNSTESFDAWFLDGFAPARNPDMWSLEIMQALFAKTAPEGTFATYAAAGFVRRNLIAAGFDLERRKGFAGKREMLCGTKRPA from the coding sequence ATGAGAAATTCCAACGACACTATTCCGGAGACTGGCGCAGAGACCGGTTCGGCAACCGCAGAAACCCGCACCGCACTCGACTGGCGTGACGGGGATATGCCCTATTCGCTGGCCTTTGACGATCATTTTTATTGCCAGACGGATGGCAGGCTGGAATGCGGCCATGTCTTCCTGTCCGGAAACGGCCTGCCGGAGCGTTGGCTTGAACGGGAGGGCACCTTCCGCATCGGTGAGCTGGGCTTCGGCACCGGCCTTAATCTCTGCGAGACATGGCGCCAGTGGAAAGAGATGCGCAACGGCCGCTCCAGGCTGCATTTCATCTCCTTCGAGCTTTACCCGATGAAGGCGGACGAGATCGACCGGGCGCTTTCCCACTGGCCGGAGATTGATACTGAGCGCAAGGCGCTTGTCGCCCTCTGGCCGGAAGAGCCGCAAGGTAGGGTCGAGATCGCACTGGATGGCGAGACGCGCCTGACGGTGGTCTGCGGCGAGGCCTTTGCCGGAATCTCCAACAGCACCGAGAGTTTCGACGCGTGGTTTCTGGACGGCTTCGCACCGGCGCGCAATCCGGACATGTGGTCGCTGGAAATCATGCAGGCACTCTTTGCCAAAACGGCGCCGGAGGGCACATTCGCCACCTATGCCGCCGCCGGTTTCGTTCGCCGCAACCTCATCGCCGCCGGTTTTGACCTGGAGCGCCGCAAGGGCTTTGCCGGAAAGCGGGAGATGCTCTGCGGCACCAAACGGCCCGCCTGA